In Bubalus kerabau isolate K-KA32 ecotype Philippines breed swamp buffalo chromosome 4, PCC_UOA_SB_1v2, whole genome shotgun sequence, one DNA window encodes the following:
- the MRPL12 gene encoding large ribosomal subunit protein bL12m codes for MLPSATSLLLGPCLGLRAAALRLVRQQVPHVCAVRLMRCSSHRRGETLTGAPLDNAPKEYPPKIQQLVQDIASLTLLEISDLNELLKKTLKIQDVGLMPVGGMVPGAAPAPTAPEAAEEDVPKQKERTHFTVRLTEAKPVDKVKLIKEIKNYVQGINLVQAKKLVESLPQEIKANVAKAEAEKIKAALEAVGGTVVLE; via the exons ATGCTGCCGTCGGCCACAAGCCTCCTACTGGGGCCGTGTCTCGGGCTTCGAGCCGCTGCGCTTCGCCTCGTCAG GCAACAGGTACCTCACGTCTGCGCTGTGCGGCTTATGAGATGCAGCAGCCATCGAAGGGGGGAGACCCTCACTGGCGCCCCCCTGGATAACGCCCCCAAGGAGTACCCGCCCAAGATCCAGCAGCTGGTCCAGGACATTGCCAGCCTCACGCTGCTGGAGATCTCCGACCTCAACGAGCTCCTGAAG AAAACACTGAAGATCCAAGATGTCGGGTTGATGCCAGTGGGTGGCATGGTGCCTGGGGCTGCCCCTGCCCCAACAGCCCCAGAG gcagCAGAAGAAGACGTCCCCAAACAAAAAGAACGGACACATTTCACTGTCCGCCTGACAGAGGCAAAACCCGTGGACAAGGTAAAGCTGATCAAGGAGATCAAGAACTATGTCCAGGGCATCAACCTTGTCCAG GCAAAGAAGCTGGTGGAATCCCTGCCTCAGGAAATCAAAGCCAACGTGGCCAAGGCCGAGGCCGAGAAGATCAAGGCAGCCCTGGAGGCAGTGGGCGGCACCGTGGTTCTGGAGTAG
- the SLC25A10 gene encoding mitochondrial dicarboxylate carrier isoform X1 has product MADEARVSRWYFGGLASCGAACCTHPLDLLKVHLQTQQEVKLRMTGMALQVVRSDGVLALYNGLSASLCRQMTYSLTRFAIYETVRDQVTKGSEGPLPFYKKVLLGSISGCIGGFVGTPADMVNVRMQNDMKLPQNQRRNYAHALDGLYRVAREEGLKKLFSGATMASSRGMLVTVGQLSCYDQAKQLVLSTGYLSDSIFTHFIASFIAGGCATFLCQPLDVLKTRLMNAKGEYRGVLHCAMETAKLGPLAFYKGLVPAGIRLMPHTVLTFVFLEQLRKHFGIKVPS; this is encoded by the exons ATGGCGGATGAGGCGCGCGTGTCGCGCTGGTACTTCGGTGGGCTGGCGTCATGCGGGGCCGCCTGCTGCACGCACCCGCTGGACCTGCTCAAG GTGCACCTGCAGACGCAGCAGGAGGTGAAGCTGCGCATGACGGGCATGGCGCTGCAGGTGGTGCGCTCTGACGGCGTCCTGGCACTCTACAACGGGCTGAGCGCCTCCCTGTGCAGACAG aTGACCTACTCCCTGACTCGGTTTGCCATCTATGAGACCGTGCGGGACCAGGTGACCAAGGGCAGTGAGGGCCCCCTGCCCTTCTACAAGAAGGTCTTGCTGGGCTCCATCAGCG GTTGCATCGGCGGCTTTGTGGGGACCCCTGCGGACATGGTCAACGTCAG GATGCAGAATGACATGAAGCTGCCCCAGAATCAGCGCCGAAA CTATGCCCATGCCCTGGACGGCCTGTACCGTGTGGCCCGAGAAG AGGGTCTGAAGAAGCTGTTCTCAGGCGCAACCATGGCGTCCAGTCGAGGGATGTTGGTCACCGTGGGCCAG CTGTCCTGCTATGATCAAGCCAAGCAGCTGGTCCTCAGCACGGGCTACTTGTCTGACAGCATCTTCACTCACTTTATTGCCAGCTTCATTGCC GGTGGATGTGCCACATTCCTGTGCCAGCCCCTGGATGTGCTGAAGACCCGGCTGATGAATGCCAAGGGCGAGTATCGG GGTGTTCTGCACTGCGCCATGGAGACAGCGAAGCTGGGGCCGCTGGCCTTTTACAAG GGCCTCGTGCCTGCCGGTATCCGCCTCATGCCCCACACCGTGCTCACATTCGTGTTTCTGGAACAGCTTCGCAAGCACTTTGGCATCAAAGTGCCGTCCTGA
- the SLC25A10 gene encoding mitochondrial dicarboxylate carrier isoform X2 encodes MWPAPRLWAASSWEVHLQTQQEVKLRMTGMALQVVRSDGVLALYNGLSASLCRQMTYSLTRFAIYETVRDQVTKGSEGPLPFYKKVLLGSISGCIGGFVGTPADMVNVRMQNDMKLPQNQRRNYAHALDGLYRVAREEGLKKLFSGATMASSRGMLVTVGQLSCYDQAKQLVLSTGYLSDSIFTHFIASFIAGGCATFLCQPLDVLKTRLMNAKGEYRGVLHCAMETAKLGPLAFYKGLVPAGIRLMPHTVLTFVFLEQLRKHFGIKVPS; translated from the exons ATGTGGCCGGCACCCCGGCTTTGGGCTGCTTCCTCCTGGGAG GTGCACCTGCAGACGCAGCAGGAGGTGAAGCTGCGCATGACGGGCATGGCGCTGCAGGTGGTGCGCTCTGACGGCGTCCTGGCACTCTACAACGGGCTGAGCGCCTCCCTGTGCAGACAG aTGACCTACTCCCTGACTCGGTTTGCCATCTATGAGACCGTGCGGGACCAGGTGACCAAGGGCAGTGAGGGCCCCCTGCCCTTCTACAAGAAGGTCTTGCTGGGCTCCATCAGCG GTTGCATCGGCGGCTTTGTGGGGACCCCTGCGGACATGGTCAACGTCAG GATGCAGAATGACATGAAGCTGCCCCAGAATCAGCGCCGAAA CTATGCCCATGCCCTGGACGGCCTGTACCGTGTGGCCCGAGAAG AGGGTCTGAAGAAGCTGTTCTCAGGCGCAACCATGGCGTCCAGTCGAGGGATGTTGGTCACCGTGGGCCAG CTGTCCTGCTATGATCAAGCCAAGCAGCTGGTCCTCAGCACGGGCTACTTGTCTGACAGCATCTTCACTCACTTTATTGCCAGCTTCATTGCC GGTGGATGTGCCACATTCCTGTGCCAGCCCCTGGATGTGCTGAAGACCCGGCTGATGAATGCCAAGGGCGAGTATCGG GGTGTTCTGCACTGCGCCATGGAGACAGCGAAGCTGGGGCCGCTGGCCTTTTACAAG GGCCTCGTGCCTGCCGGTATCCGCCTCATGCCCCACACCGTGCTCACATTCGTGTTTCTGGAACAGCTTCGCAAGCACTTTGGCATCAAAGTGCCGTCCTGA